Proteins encoded together in one Candidatus Binataceae bacterium window:
- a CDS encoding IS1595 family transposase, with protein MSSAQIPATLLDAIRYFSDLDRCTEILAASRWPDGVKCPTCGSDKNRYLAKRRIWECKAKHPKRQFSVKVGTVFEDSPIGLDKWFTAAWLVANCKNGVSSHEIARHLGVTQKTAWFMDHRIRLAMQTGTFEKVAGTFEADESLIGGLARFMHKDKRAEKITGTGGAGKAIVMGLLDRERGQVRLKHVADRKRHTLQKEIRDNVLEGSEIFTDALLSYEGLDREFVHGFVDHAERYVNGKIHTNGLENFWSLLKRGLKGTYISVEPFHLFRYLDEQAYRYNTRKGTDAARFVGILDGVTGKRVTYQKLIGKEEAEVA; from the coding sequence ATGAGCAGCGCACAAATACCCGCTACCCTTCTGGATGCGATCCGTTACTTCTCTGATTTGGATCGTTGTACGGAGATTCTCGCGGCCTCGCGTTGGCCCGATGGCGTGAAGTGCCCGACATGCGGAAGCGACAAAAATCGCTATCTGGCGAAACGTCGTATTTGGGAATGCAAGGCCAAGCATCCCAAGCGCCAATTCAGCGTGAAAGTCGGGACCGTTTTTGAAGACTCGCCTATCGGCCTCGATAAGTGGTTCACAGCCGCATGGTTAGTGGCGAATTGCAAGAATGGCGTGAGTAGCCACGAAATCGCCCGTCATTTAGGTGTGACTCAAAAGACCGCGTGGTTCATGGACCATCGCATCCGGCTAGCGATGCAGACAGGCACGTTTGAGAAAGTGGCTGGCACATTCGAGGCAGATGAGTCTTTAATCGGCGGCCTCGCTCGCTTCATGCACAAGGACAAGCGAGCGGAGAAAATAACGGGCACGGGCGGGGCCGGAAAAGCAATCGTGATGGGTCTGCTGGATCGTGAACGCGGTCAAGTCCGCCTCAAACACGTCGCGGACCGCAAGCGCCATACGCTCCAAAAAGAAATCCGCGATAATGTCCTAGAAGGATCGGAAATCTTCACAGATGCGCTTCTGTCGTATGAAGGTTTAGACCGCGAATTTGTCCACGGCTTCGTTGACCACGCCGAGCGATACGTTAACGGCAAAATCCACACGAATGGCCTTGAGAATTTCTGGAGTCTGCTGAAGCGCGGCCTCAAAGGCACATATATCAGCGTCGAACCCTTTCATCTGTTCCGCTACTTGGACGAGCAGGCTTATCGGTACAACACGCGCAAGGGTACGGACGCTGCGCGATTCGTCGGCATACTGGACGGCGTTACTGGCAAGCGGGTCACGTATCAGAAGCTGATCGGGAAAGAAGAGGCGGAAGTCGCCTGA
- a CDS encoding DUF4870 domain-containing protein, whose product METITNPQSRPIAALCYLLFFVSGLIFLNVDPYDKDEFIRFHARQSILFSIAWLAVLIIFGVFMAVLPFGIDRLLHALEGLINLILAVFWVFLMYKAYRGERYRIPELADWADGMGF is encoded by the coding sequence ATGGAGACGATTACCAATCCGCAGAGTCGGCCGATCGCGGCGCTGTGCTACCTGCTGTTCTTTGTGTCGGGACTGATTTTCCTCAACGTTGATCCCTACGACAAGGATGAATTCATCCGCTTCCACGCGCGCCAGTCGATTCTCTTCTCGATCGCGTGGCTCGCGGTTCTGATCATCTTCGGCGTCTTCATGGCGGTGCTGCCCTTTGGTATCGACCGGCTGCTGCACGCCCTTGAAGGGCTGATCAATTTGATTCTGGCAGTCTTCTGGGTCTTCCTGATGTACAAGGCTTACCGCGGCGAGCGCTATCGCATCCCGGAGCTCGCCGACTGGGCCGACGGCATGGGTTTTTAA
- a CDS encoding MaoC family dehydratase, with product MSNYFEDFTVGQSFRHWPGRTITDFDDTWFTLMTMNTNPIHFDANFAAQSQHGQCLVNGLLVISLVAGMTVRDLSENAIANLEYESIRHTAPTFHGDTLYAESEILELTPSSSKADRGVVYVETRGVNQKGEVVLTLRRRVLVARRPAGGEPRAASGRDRAPAPARPQKKSKKIPPARKNH from the coding sequence ATGAGCAACTATTTTGAAGATTTCACCGTCGGACAGAGCTTCAGGCATTGGCCCGGCCGCACGATCACCGACTTCGACGATACCTGGTTCACGCTGATGACGATGAATACGAATCCGATTCACTTTGACGCGAACTTCGCGGCGCAGAGCCAGCATGGCCAATGCCTGGTCAATGGCCTGCTGGTGATTTCACTGGTGGCCGGAATGACCGTGCGGGACTTGAGCGAGAACGCGATCGCCAACCTCGAGTATGAATCGATCCGCCACACCGCGCCGACTTTTCACGGCGATACGCTTTACGCCGAGAGCGAGATTCTCGAGCTCACGCCGTCATCGAGCAAAGCCGATCGCGGGGTAGTCTACGTCGAGACGCGCGGGGTGAATCAAAAGGGCGAGGTCGTGCTGACCCTGCGCCGGCGGGTTCTGGTGGCGCGGCGTCCGGCAGGCGGAGAGCCGCGCGCCGCCAGTGGTCGAGACCGCGCTCCCGCGCCCGCTCGCCCACAAAAAAAATCAAAAAAAATTCCGCCCGCGCGCAAAAATCATTGA